Proteins from a genomic interval of Canis lupus familiaris isolate Mischka breed German Shepherd chromosome 33, alternate assembly UU_Cfam_GSD_1.0, whole genome shotgun sequence:
- the CCDC54 gene encoding coiled-coil domain-containing protein 54: MYRLQTKRAKAAAGQMWTSNLSKIRRSLKNVYHKYKNQHPDSTRDPTSTSYDCDKDDITTDEEMSLRAMLQYIKTAQIDLVSQLTDIVSVVSKIQEKIDFYQKQIDILETRMNINEDKQGTITKDIFSMKKDINALKKKVTELENQNSCSTIHCLEVPEGERGKEIIEQLHKLIQPETLKNTLASTDYGISSAEPENVPSYPELTDHLEEKTISPKVKTLGKNNHQNALRSFKKAKSNIYIYPDFSTWIKLTFVHGGKWRFFLSATELEEFIQWLLSRPAISPEEPQLVTQRYCPFTGLISSLTTFCLSVLNYIYCFFGSSKEEITRL; the protein is encoded by the coding sequence atgTACAGACTTCAAACCAAAAGGGCAAAAGCTGCTGCTGGGCAGATGTGGACTTCAAATCTCTCCAAGATCAGACgatctcttaaaaatgtttaccaTAAATATAAGAACCAGCACCCAGATTCAACTAGAGATCCAACCTCGACTTCCTATGATTGTGATAAAGATGACATCACTACTGATGAAGAAATGAGTCTTAGAGCAATGCTCCAATATATTAAAACTGCCCAAATTGATCTCGTCAGCCAACTGACTGACATTGTCAGTGTAGTATCCAAAATCCAGGAAAAGATTGACTTTTATCAGAAGCAGATAGATATCCTGGAAACCAGAATGAATATTAATGAAGACAAACAAGGCACAATAACTAAAGATATCTTCTCAATGAAAAAGGACATCAATGCTTTAAAGAAGAAGGTGACAGAACTAGAAAACCAGAATTCTTGCTCCACCATACATTGTTTAGaagttccagaaggagagaggggtAAAGAGATCATAGAACAACTTCACAAACTCATACAACCAGAAACTCTGAAGAACACCTTGGCTTCTACAGACTATGGAATCTCTTCAGCAGAACCAGAAAACGTGCCCAGTTATCCTGAGCTCACTGATCATCTTGAGGAGAAAACAATTTCCCCCAAAGTTAAAACTCTGGGAAAAAATAACCATCAAAATGCATTAAGAAGCTTTAAGAAAGCAaagtcaaatatttatatttacccAGACTTTAGTACATGGATCAAGCTAACTTTTGTCCATGGAGGAAAGTGGAGATTTTTCCTCAGTGCTACAGAGTTAGAAGAATTCATCCAATGGCTTCTTTCTAGGCCAGCCATCTCTCCTGAGGAACCACAACTTGTAACCCAGAGATATTGTCCATTCACTGGGCTTATTTCAAGTTTAACTacattctgtctctctgttttaaactatatttactgtttttttggttcctcaaaagaagaaataactcgACTATAG